The Pirellulimonas nuda genome includes a region encoding these proteins:
- a CDS encoding DUF5060 domain-containing protein, whose protein sequence is MQARQCFAILFALAAILPAARAATVQGELVAWRPMAVSFEGPAAVETDDDPNPFLDYRLQVEFKGPSGQVYDVPGFFDGNGEGDERGGVWRVRFTPDEGGGWKYRASFRSGKGVAVSLDADAGAPAAFDGEQGAFDVAPRDAKAPGFLKWGRLEYAGGHYLKFRDGPYWVRAGVDSPENFLAYAGFDNTPPSHRYADHATDWRPGDPDWNDGDGKAIIGAINSLASMKVNSLYFLAMNIGGDGDDVWPWAGRPTRKGGPDDDNLHFDISKLRQWEMVFAHAQRRGVNLHIVLNEAETQNKKELDEGELGVERKLYYRELIARFGHHNALGWNLCEEYNIQFDLGPERIRSFADYIRATDPYDHPISVHSAHDPFKELRFTFGDPRFSMTSIQLNQRRIDTLVEDFREATAAAGRPLPVSTDEFTIDVGQEASWKPFDRPGLHRKQKLWPTLLSGGQIEFILEDLLQTESFKTPNRRAMWKSVGIARAFMEDHLRFWEMSPADTLVEGEATIQVGLGAGASFRLGAQVFQTPNEVYAIYFPTAQQTGRLDLTAADGEFDARWFNPREGVFEGPARPLAAGGWIELGAAPSDRDQDWVLLLKRAEK, encoded by the coding sequence ATGCAAGCTCGGCAGTGTTTCGCCATTCTGTTCGCTCTTGCTGCGATTCTTCCAGCGGCCCGGGCGGCGACGGTTCAGGGCGAGTTGGTCGCATGGCGCCCGATGGCCGTGAGTTTTGAAGGGCCGGCTGCCGTGGAAACCGATGACGACCCCAACCCGTTTCTCGACTATCGCCTCCAAGTCGAGTTCAAAGGCCCGTCGGGGCAGGTGTACGACGTCCCGGGCTTCTTCGACGGCAACGGCGAGGGCGATGAACGCGGCGGCGTGTGGCGCGTAAGGTTCACCCCCGACGAGGGCGGGGGTTGGAAGTACCGGGCCTCGTTCCGGTCTGGCAAGGGCGTAGCCGTGTCACTGGACGCCGATGCGGGCGCGCCCGCCGCATTCGACGGCGAGCAAGGCGCGTTCGACGTCGCCCCGCGCGACGCGAAGGCGCCCGGTTTCTTGAAGTGGGGACGATTGGAGTACGCGGGGGGGCACTACCTGAAGTTCCGCGATGGCCCCTACTGGGTCCGCGCCGGCGTCGACAGCCCGGAGAATTTCCTCGCCTATGCCGGCTTCGATAACACCCCGCCGAGCCACCGCTACGCCGACCATGCGACCGATTGGCGACCGGGCGACCCCGACTGGAACGACGGCGACGGCAAGGCCATCATCGGCGCGATCAACAGCCTGGCGTCGATGAAGGTCAACAGCCTCTACTTTCTTGCGATGAACATCGGCGGCGACGGCGACGATGTCTGGCCCTGGGCCGGGAGGCCGACGCGCAAAGGGGGGCCGGACGACGACAATCTCCACTTCGACATAAGCAAGCTCCGACAGTGGGAGATGGTCTTTGCGCACGCCCAGCGCCGCGGCGTCAACCTCCACATCGTTCTCAACGAGGCAGAGACGCAGAACAAGAAGGAACTGGACGAAGGCGAGCTTGGCGTAGAACGAAAGCTCTACTACCGGGAGCTGATCGCGCGGTTCGGCCACCACAACGCGCTCGGCTGGAACCTTTGCGAAGAATACAACATCCAGTTCGATCTCGGGCCGGAGCGGATACGGTCGTTCGCAGACTACATCCGGGCGACCGATCCTTACGATCACCCGATCTCGGTGCATTCCGCCCATGATCCGTTTAAGGAGCTCCGCTTCACCTTCGGCGATCCGCGCTTTAGCATGACCTCGATCCAGCTAAACCAGCGTCGCATCGACACGCTGGTGGAGGATTTTCGCGAAGCCACCGCCGCCGCCGGCCGCCCGCTCCCCGTGTCGACAGACGAATTCACCATCGACGTCGGGCAGGAGGCGTCCTGGAAGCCGTTCGACCGCCCGGGGCTCCACCGCAAGCAGAAGCTCTGGCCGACGCTGCTGTCGGGCGGTCAGATTGAGTTCATTCTTGAAGACTTGCTGCAAACCGAGTCGTTCAAAACGCCGAACCGTCGGGCCATGTGGAAGAGCGTCGGCATCGCGCGGGCCTTCATGGAAGACCACCTGAGGTTCTGGGAGATGTCGCCGGCCGATACGCTGGTTGAGGGAGAAGCGACCATCCAGGTTGGTTTAGGGGCGGGCGCCTCGTTCCGGCTGGGGGCGCAGGTCTTCCAAACGCCCAACGAGGTCTATGCCATCTACTTCCCCACCGCCCAGCAGACCGGGCGACTCGACCTGACCGCAGCGGACGGCGAGTTTGACGCGCGTTGGTTCAACCCCCGCGAGGGCGTCTTCGAGGGCCCGGCCCGCCCGCTCGCGGCGGGCGGCTGGATCGAACTAGGCGCCGCGCCCTCGGATCGTGATCAAGACTGGGTGCTGCTACTGAAACGAGCAGAGAAATGA
- a CDS encoding PEP-CTERM sorting domain-containing protein has product MNETGLNATDGATAGEVWGFNVGFIGDAGANFLPIWSWHDNPGNANDPFSRWPTGTLTFVGPNAASSAPVPEPASVLLLALATLGVATRRSAAQSKL; this is encoded by the coding sequence ATGAACGAGACAGGCCTGAACGCCACCGACGGGGCGACCGCCGGGGAGGTCTGGGGCTTCAACGTCGGCTTCATCGGCGACGCGGGCGCCAACTTCCTGCCGATCTGGAGCTGGCACGACAACCCCGGCAACGCCAACGACCCCTTCTCGCGTTGGCCGACCGGCACGCTCACCTTTGTGGGGCCGAATGCTGCAAGCTCGGCCCCGGTGCCCGAGCCCGCATCGGTGCTGCTGCTCGCGCTGGCGACGCTTGGCGTCGCGACGCGGCGCTCCGCGGCCCAGAGCAAGCTGTGA